Within Marinitoga hydrogenitolerans DSM 16785, the genomic segment CATTCAATGCTGTTTCAACGTTTTGTGGATATGGCATTCCATGAGATATTATTGTTGATTCTAAAGCTACAATTGGTTTCTGTTCTTTCAATGCTTTTCTTACTTCATCAGATATAACAAGATACTTTTCTAACATATTCCCAACTCCTTTATTTTTAATTTTATATTTTCTACTGATAATTCATCTGAAATTGTATCTTTTGAAGACAATGTAATGACAGATGCGCCTATTGCAAAAACAACAGATTCTCTTAAAGAATAGTTGTTTAAATAACTATATATCAAACCGGCTAAAAATGCATCACCAGCTCCTGTTGCATTTATAACCTTTATTTCTGGTATACTTATTTTAAATAATTCTTTTTTATTTGCACAAATTACACCATCTTTACCCAAAGTTAGAAAAACATTTTTTACTCCTTTTTCTAAAAGAATTTTACATGCTGTCTTCGCATCATTATCGTTTCTTATCTCGACACCAGTTAAAACTTCTGCTTCCAACCTATTTGGTTTAATTGTATGGAATTTTCCAACGATATCCTTAATCTTTTTTGCTTTTGAAGTCGAAACAGTATCCAGAAAAAAAGCAACATTAAAATTATTAACTAAATATTTTATGCTTTCTTCTGGAATATTCGTGTCAATTACGCACAACTTTGCTTTTTCTATTATTTTCTTTTTAGATTTTATAAAACCAACATCTATTCTCTCACAAACATCCATATCAGACAAAGCAACTGCCATATCACCATTTTCATCAATAATAGCCAAATATGTTGAAGTATTATAATCGTTTAAGACAATAGAATCTTTCATATCTATTCCTATATTTTTCGAATGTTCCAAAATCTTTTCCCCATATATATCTTTTCCAAGTGATGTTATCATTTTTACATTTATATCCATTCTTGCAATATTTTCTGCAATATTCCTTCCAACTCCACCCAAAGATATATTTAATTTTCCAGGATTAGAATCATTCATTTTTAAAATTCCTTTCGGAAATCCATTTATATCTATATTTGCACCACCAATTGCTACAACATAATCTTTTTCATTGATAATATATCCTCTTCCCAAAATATGTCCCTTTTTTATTAA encodes:
- a CDS encoding PfkB family carbohydrate kinase, encoding MTNREKEILELVKSNPFITQEEIARILNIARSSVAVHITNLIKKGHILGRGYIINEKDYVVAIGGANIDINGFPKGILKMNDSNPGKLNISLGGVGRNIAENIARMDINVKMITSLGKDIYGEKILEHSKNIGIDMKDSIVLNDYNTSTYLAIIDENGDMAVALSDMDVCERIDVGFIKSKKKIIEKAKLCVIDTNIPEESIKYLVNNFNVAFFLDTVSTSKAKKIKDIVGKFHTIKPNRLEAEVLTGVEIRNDNDAKTACKILLEKGVKNVFLTLGKDGVICANKKELFKISIPEIKVINATGAGDAFLAGLIYSYLNNYSLRESVVFAIGASVITLSSKDTISDELSVENIKLKIKELGIC